One window from the genome of Candidatus Deferrimicrobium sp. encodes:
- a CDS encoding aldo/keto reductase, whose translation KMISLLRKAVERGVTFFDTAEVYGPFTNEELVGEALSPLRDQVVIATKFGFNLHPGSDPRGIQGAPALNSRPEHIRQVADASLKRLKIDAIDLFYQHRVDPDTPIEEVAGEVKDLIKEGKVKHFGLSEAGVQTIRRAHAVQPVTAVQSEYSLWWRRPEEGVLPTLEELGIGFVPYSPLGKGFLTGKINENNVFDSTDFRTTLPRFTPEARKANQALVDLLGRIGQRKKASPAQIALAWLLAQKPWIAPIPGTTKPARLEENIGAAAVELTSDDLREIERASKNPVQGARYPEKLERLTGR comes from the coding sequence AGAAGATGATTTCCCTCCTCCGGAAAGCGGTGGAACGCGGTGTAACGTTCTTCGATACGGCAGAGGTGTATGGCCCCTTCACGAACGAGGAGCTGGTCGGCGAGGCGCTCTCTCCGCTGCGCGACCAAGTGGTCATTGCCACCAAGTTCGGCTTCAACCTCCATCCGGGGTCGGATCCCAGGGGGATACAGGGTGCGCCAGCCCTGAATAGCCGGCCAGAGCACATCAGGCAGGTCGCCGATGCCTCCCTCAAGCGGCTCAAGATCGATGCCATCGATCTGTTCTATCAACACCGTGTCGACCCGGACACGCCGATCGAAGAGGTAGCGGGAGAGGTGAAGGACCTTATCAAGGAGGGTAAGGTCAAGCACTTCGGCCTTTCTGAGGCAGGTGTGCAGACGATTCGTCGCGCCCACGCGGTCCAGCCCGTGACAGCAGTCCAGAGCGAATACTCGCTGTGGTGGAGACGCCCTGAAGAGGGGGTGCTGCCGACCCTCGAGGAACTCGGAATCGGCTTCGTTCCCTACAGCCCACTGGGCAAGGGATTCCTGACAGGAAAAATCAACGAAAACAATGTATTCGACAGTACCGACTTCCGCACCACCCTCCCTCGATTTACGCCGGAGGCTCGGAAGGCCAATCAGGCCCTGGTGGATTTGCTGGGCAGGATCGGGCAACGGAAGAAGGCGTCTCCGGCCCAGATCGCGCTCGCGTGGCTGCTGGCGCAGAAGCCGTGGATCGCTCCCATCCCCGGCACCACGAAGCCTGCGCGCCTGGAGGAGAACATCGGTGCCGCCGCCGTAGAGCTTACGTCCGATGATCTCCGCGAAATCGAGAGAGCTTCCAAAAACCCAGTGCAAGGGGCCCGGTACCCCGAAAAGCTGGAGCGCTTGACCGGCCGCTAA
- a CDS encoding mannose-1-phosphate guanylyltransferase, whose protein sequence is MDHAVVMAGGSGTRFWPESRAHRSKQFLDLTGGGPMIRQTLLRLFPVVPPERVWIVAGIKDAPHLSHRALGIPKRNILLEPEGKNTAPAMAYAAAAVAREDPAAVVLATPADHAIGRVPAFQAVLRKGLRLARETGRFVTLGVPPTHPSTGYGYIERGNPFPGNVRGAFEVVRFAEKPDLPTAKRFLRSGRFDWNSGLFLVSVATFADRLTKFLPEVDREIRRAFHGDRAGFPKRLALAYRRMTSISVDYGILEKEAGILVLPANVGWSDLGTWSSLHEFLAERGDNIAFGDVILSDCRNVLVRTDCGIAAVLGMDDVVVVRSGDAVLVCPRSRSEEVKGMWEEIRRRFPTMA, encoded by the coding sequence ATGGATCACGCGGTGGTGATGGCGGGCGGGTCGGGAACGCGGTTTTGGCCGGAGAGCCGCGCGCACCGGTCGAAGCAGTTCCTGGACCTCACCGGGGGGGGGCCGATGATCCGGCAGACCCTCCTGCGTCTCTTCCCCGTCGTCCCCCCGGAACGCGTCTGGATCGTCGCCGGCATAAAGGACGCGCCGCATCTCTCCCACCGCGCCCTCGGCATCCCGAAACGGAACATTCTCCTGGAGCCGGAAGGGAAAAACACCGCCCCCGCGATGGCATACGCGGCGGCGGCCGTCGCACGGGAGGATCCCGCCGCCGTGGTCCTGGCCACCCCGGCGGACCACGCCATCGGCCGCGTTCCCGCGTTCCAGGCAGTGCTCCGGAAGGGGCTTCGCCTGGCGCGGGAGACGGGGCGGTTCGTGACCCTCGGCGTTCCTCCGACCCACCCCTCCACGGGGTACGGATACATCGAGCGGGGAAATCCGTTCCCCGGGAATGTCCGGGGCGCCTTCGAGGTCGTCCGGTTCGCCGAGAAACCCGACCTTCCAACGGCGAAGCGGTTCCTCCGTTCGGGCCGGTTCGACTGGAACAGCGGGCTGTTCCTTGTCAGCGTCGCAACGTTCGCGGACCGGCTGACGAAATTCCTCCCCGAAGTCGATCGCGAGATCCGTCGCGCATTCCATGGGGATCGTGCCGGTTTCCCGAAGCGGCTTGCGCTGGCGTACCGGCGGATGACGTCGATCTCGGTCGACTACGGCATCCTGGAGAAGGAGGCGGGGATCCTCGTCCTCCCGGCGAACGTCGGGTGGAGCGACCTCGGGACGTGGAGCTCGCTGCACGAGTTCCTCGCCGAGAGGGGGGATAACATCGCTTTCGGCGACGTCATCCTCTCCGATTGCCGGAACGTTCTTGTGCGGACAGACTGCGGCATAGCGGCGGTGCTGGGGATGGACGACGTGGTGGTGGTACGAAGCGGGGACGCCGTGCTGGTCTGCCCGCGCTCCCGATCGGAGGAGGTGAAGGGAATGTGGGAGGAGATCCGTCGGCGCTTCCCGACGATGGCCTGA
- a CDS encoding transcription elongation factor GreA: MLRDVKQKLEEEMQRIEHELRVSLPKEIQAALGQGDLSENAEYEAAKNRQSTLQARFAQIQKRLADLSRIDVAGVPTDRAGLGSEVTVENLESGEVVRYTLVIPELADGNKSFVSMASPVGKALMNRRVGDTVTITIPRGTLEYEVRRIVTLAGNVLE, translated from the coding sequence TTGCTTCGCGATGTGAAACAGAAACTCGAGGAGGAGATGCAGCGGATCGAACACGAGCTGCGTGTGTCCCTTCCGAAGGAGATCCAGGCGGCGCTGGGCCAGGGCGACCTCTCCGAGAACGCCGAGTACGAGGCGGCCAAGAACCGTCAGTCGACGCTTCAGGCGCGCTTCGCCCAGATCCAGAAGCGCCTGGCCGACCTTTCCCGAATCGACGTCGCGGGCGTGCCGACGGACCGCGCCGGACTCGGGAGCGAGGTCACCGTGGAAAACCTCGAGAGCGGGGAGGTGGTTCGCTACACGCTCGTGATCCCGGAGCTGGCCGACGGGAACAAATCGTTCGTCTCCATGGCATCGCCGGTAGGGAAGGCGCTCATGAATCGCCGCGTGGGCGACACGGTCACGATCACCATTCCCCGCGGGACGCTCGAGTACGAGGTTCGGAGGATCGTCACCCTGGCCGGGAACGTACTGGAATAG
- a CDS encoding ferritin family protein: MSSPEMVAIVHRAIDRERDAINAYLGLAKIVTDVKAKNVLIHLASDEVGHMTKLEKHLISVLRGKDWVIERADLVEAMSEQVSQPSMLEKVDAKTLAKADTVRILKVAIDREITANRFYLEMAGRSTKDTAKEMFLSLAKEEELHAKILRAEVDSIGQNGFWCDMQEFTMEQ, translated from the coding sequence ATGAGTTCGCCGGAAATGGTTGCCATCGTGCACCGCGCCATCGACCGGGAGAGGGACGCGATCAACGCCTACCTCGGGCTGGCGAAGATCGTCACGGACGTGAAGGCGAAGAACGTCCTCATCCACCTCGCCTCCGACGAGGTCGGCCATATGACGAAGCTCGAGAAGCACCTGATCAGCGTCCTGCGGGGGAAAGACTGGGTGATCGAGCGGGCGGACCTGGTCGAGGCGATGTCCGAACAGGTCTCGCAGCCGTCGATGCTCGAAAAGGTCGATGCGAAGACGCTGGCCAAGGCCGATACGGTACGGATCCTCAAGGTCGCGATCGACCGGGAGATCACGGCGAACCGGTTCTACCTCGAGATGGCGGGACGCTCGACGAAGGATACGGCCAAGGAGATGTTCCTCTCCCTGGCGAAGGAAGAGGAACTGCACGCGAAGATCCTGCGCGCCGAGGTGGACTCGATCGGCCAGAACGGGTTCTGGTGCGACATGCAGGAATTCACGATGGAGCAGTAG
- a CDS encoding DUF2231 domain-containing protein, giving the protein MTEKVNVQHLHPIFVHFPQALFPVAFASLCIYLLTGVREFETGAFVAALFGALAAPVTTAAGFFDWWNRYQAYLTSVFKIKITGSLILMALAAPAVLLRSFHSDLAVLPLGALGWAYFGLLAACVATCVVLGYYGGKLVFH; this is encoded by the coding sequence ATGACCGAAAAGGTGAACGTGCAGCATCTTCACCCGATCTTCGTCCACTTCCCGCAGGCCCTGTTCCCGGTGGCCTTTGCCTCGCTCTGCATCTACCTCCTGACGGGAGTCCGGGAGTTCGAGACGGGGGCGTTCGTCGCCGCGCTGTTCGGGGCACTGGCGGCGCCAGTGACGACGGCGGCGGGATTTTTCGACTGGTGGAACCGTTACCAGGCATACCTGACCAGCGTGTTCAAGATCAAGATCACCGGGTCGCTCATCCTGATGGCGCTGGCGGCACCGGCGGTACTGCTTCGCTCTTTCCACTCGGACCTCGCCGTTCTGCCGCTGGGCGCGCTGGGGTGGGCGTACTTCGGGCTCCTCGCCGCATGCGTCGCGACCTGCGTCGTTCTCGGCTATTACGGGGGGAAACTCGTTTTCCATTGA
- a CDS encoding rubredoxin-like domain-containing protein: protein MAVKRWECVICGYIHEGEEPPDRCPVCDAPKEFFRLLE, encoded by the coding sequence GTGGCGGTGAAGCGATGGGAGTGCGTCATCTGCGGCTACATCCACGAGGGGGAGGAGCCCCCGGACCGGTGTCCGGTGTGTGACGCCCCGAAGGAATTTTTCCGGCTCCTCGAATAA
- the serS gene encoding serine--tRNA ligase, whose translation MLDLKYVRENIAFVEEALRKRRSSLTLDSFVALDKERRERLVEVEGMRAERNAASEEIGRLRREKKDASELMERMKALSTRLKEAEAALPTIEGRMEEYLLAIPNMPDPSVPDGAGEADNPVVRTWGTPRAFSFPVRDHVDLGAALDILDFDRAAKIAGGRFCLSKGAGALLERALINFMLDVHTREHGYLEVLPPFMANSASFFGTGQLPKFEEDLFRVAGTDYFLVPTAEVPVTNIVRDEILAAETLPLKLTAYTPCFRAEAGSYGKDTRGMIRQHQFNKVEMVKICRPEESAQELEKLTDDAEEILRRLALPYHVVTLCTGDLGFSSAKTYDIEVWVPSQERYREISSCSTFTDFQARRAKIRFREGASGKTRLAHTLNGSGLAVGRTVVAILENYQREDGTIDVPEVLRPYMGGLARITKR comes from the coding sequence ATGCTCGATCTGAAATACGTCCGGGAAAACATCGCGTTCGTCGAGGAGGCGCTTCGGAAGCGCCGGTCTTCCCTTACCCTCGACAGCTTCGTGGCGCTGGACAAGGAGCGCCGGGAACGGCTCGTCGAAGTGGAGGGAATGCGGGCGGAGCGCAACGCTGCCTCGGAGGAGATCGGCCGCCTTCGCCGGGAGAAGAAGGACGCGTCGGAGCTCATGGAGCGGATGAAGGCGCTATCGACGCGGCTTAAGGAGGCGGAAGCGGCCCTCCCGACGATCGAGGGGAGGATGGAGGAGTACCTCCTCGCCATCCCGAACATGCCGGATCCCTCGGTCCCGGACGGCGCGGGGGAGGCGGACAACCCCGTCGTGCGGACGTGGGGGACCCCGCGCGCCTTCTCCTTTCCGGTCAGGGACCACGTCGACCTCGGCGCGGCGCTGGACATCCTCGACTTCGACCGGGCGGCGAAGATCGCCGGAGGGAGGTTCTGTCTCTCGAAGGGGGCGGGGGCGCTGCTTGAGCGGGCGCTCATCAACTTCATGCTCGACGTCCACACGCGGGAGCACGGCTACCTCGAGGTGCTTCCCCCCTTCATGGCGAACAGCGCCTCGTTCTTCGGCACCGGGCAGCTCCCCAAGTTCGAGGAGGATCTCTTCCGCGTGGCCGGGACCGACTACTTCCTCGTCCCCACCGCCGAAGTTCCCGTGACGAACATCGTGCGGGACGAGATCCTCGCCGCCGAGACGCTTCCCCTGAAGTTGACGGCGTACACCCCGTGCTTCCGGGCGGAGGCCGGGTCCTACGGAAAGGATACGCGGGGGATGATCCGGCAGCACCAGTTCAACAAGGTGGAGATGGTCAAGATCTGCCGCCCGGAGGAGTCCGCGCAGGAGCTGGAGAAGCTCACCGACGACGCAGAGGAGATCCTTCGGCGTCTCGCCCTGCCGTACCATGTGGTAACGTTGTGTACGGGAGACCTCGGGTTCTCCTCCGCGAAGACGTACGACATCGAGGTCTGGGTTCCCTCGCAGGAGCGGTACCGGGAGATCTCCTCCTGCAGCACCTTCACCGACTTCCAGGCGCGCCGCGCGAAGATCCGCTTCCGGGAAGGGGCGTCCGGGAAGACCCGGCTGGCCCACACCCTGAACGGGTCGGGGCTGGCGGTCGGGCGGACGGTCGTCGCGATCCTCGAAAATTACCAGCGGGAGGACGGGACCATCGACGTCCCCGAGGTCCTGCGCCCTTACATGGGCGGGCTGGCGCGGATCACGAAACGGTGA
- the mqnC gene encoding cyclic dehypoxanthinyl futalosine synthase translates to MNGPGVDWGEVAERAQRDSVTIEEGVRLLMEAPLFDLGRAADAVRRKLHPDGVVTYIVDRNINYTNVCSCGCSFCAFYRKKDAPDAYVLSEGELSAKILDTIAAGGVRVLLQGGLHPDWGIDEAVRLVRAVKRHPILLHGFSPPEVWHFAHQSKMTIGEVIARLKDAGLDSIPGGGAEILDDEVRRRISPRKIGWEQWAAVMREAHRQGLRSSATMMFGSVESPGAIVAHLLRVRGLQEETGGFTAFIPWVFQSGNTELSRDPRFGEASARGLGHAVGYLRVLALSRILLPNVPTVQVSWVTMGAKVAQIGLFFGADDFGSTMMEENVVASAGVSFRMSEEEIVTTIRNAGFTPAHRPGMPGALGRGHSCSSG, encoded by the coding sequence ATGAACGGACCCGGGGTGGATTGGGGGGAGGTGGCCGAGCGGGCGCAGCGCGATTCCGTCACGATCGAGGAGGGGGTCCGGCTGCTGATGGAGGCGCCGCTGTTCGACCTCGGGCGGGCGGCCGACGCGGTCCGGCGGAAGTTGCACCCGGACGGCGTCGTGACGTACATCGTCGACCGGAACATCAACTACACGAACGTCTGCTCCTGCGGCTGCTCCTTCTGCGCTTTCTACCGGAAGAAGGACGCTCCCGACGCCTACGTCCTGTCGGAGGGGGAGCTCTCCGCGAAGATCCTGGACACGATCGCGGCGGGCGGGGTCCGCGTGCTCCTGCAGGGGGGGCTGCACCCCGACTGGGGGATCGACGAGGCGGTCCGGCTGGTTCGCGCGGTGAAGCGGCACCCGATCCTGTTGCACGGATTCTCCCCGCCGGAGGTGTGGCACTTCGCGCACCAGTCGAAGATGACGATCGGGGAGGTGATCGCGCGCCTGAAAGACGCAGGCCTCGATTCGATCCCCGGCGGCGGGGCGGAGATCCTCGACGACGAGGTTCGTCGCCGGATCAGCCCGAGGAAGATCGGGTGGGAACAGTGGGCGGCGGTGATGCGCGAGGCCCATCGACAGGGGCTTCGGTCCTCCGCGACGATGATGTTCGGCAGCGTGGAGAGCCCCGGAGCGATCGTCGCCCACCTGCTGCGGGTCCGCGGGCTTCAGGAGGAGACGGGCGGCTTCACCGCGTTCATCCCCTGGGTGTTCCAGTCCGGGAACACCGAGCTGTCGCGCGACCCGCGGTTCGGGGAGGCGTCGGCCCGGGGACTCGGCCACGCCGTGGGGTACCTTCGGGTGCTGGCCCTGTCGCGGATCCTGTTGCCGAACGTCCCGACCGTCCAGGTGTCGTGGGTGACGATGGGGGCGAAGGTGGCGCAGATCGGGCTCTTCTTCGGCGCGGACGACTTCGGCAGCACGATGATGGAGGAGAACGTGGTCGCCTCCGCGGGCGTCTCCTTCCGGATGTCCGAGGAGGAGATCGTGACCACGATCCGGAACGCCGGGTTCACGCCGGCCCACCGCCCCGGGATGCCGGGGGCGCTGGGCAGGGGACACTCCTGCTCTTCGGGGTGA
- the mqnE gene encoding aminofutalosine synthase MqnE, with translation MESEQRRIRDKVEAGDRLTEADALALYRTRDLLAVGEMAALANRRANGDRVYFIVNRHVNPTNICVNRCRFCAFSKGKDDPLAYTMTMDEILQRAEEAREQRASELHIVGGLHPDLPFDFYLTMLRSLRERFPSLHVQAFTAVEIDYFRKITGLPLAEVIAQLKDAGLGSLPGGGAEIFAPEIRNEICPEKISGDRWLEVMEAVHAAGLRSNATMLYGHVETLESRVDHMRRLRELQDRTGGFQSFIPLAFHPKNTEIAKGYTTGLDDLLALAVARLYLDNFRHIKSFWIMVGPKLAQISLHFGVDDIDGTVVEEKITHAAGAQAGQEMSVAELVAMIRQAGKIPVERDTLYNVVREWPAEGFRG, from the coding sequence ATGGAATCGGAACAACGGCGAATCAGGGATAAGGTCGAGGCGGGAGATCGGCTGACGGAGGCCGACGCGCTCGCGCTGTATCGCACGCGGGACCTCCTCGCCGTCGGGGAGATGGCGGCCCTTGCGAACCGGCGGGCGAACGGGGATCGCGTCTACTTCATCGTCAACCGGCACGTGAACCCGACGAACATCTGCGTGAACCGGTGCAGGTTCTGCGCTTTCAGCAAGGGGAAGGACGATCCCCTTGCGTACACGATGACGATGGACGAGATCCTCCAACGGGCGGAGGAGGCCCGGGAGCAGCGGGCCTCGGAACTTCACATCGTCGGGGGGCTGCACCCGGACCTCCCCTTCGACTTCTACCTGACGATGTTGCGCTCCCTGCGGGAGCGGTTCCCCTCCCTGCACGTCCAGGCGTTCACCGCGGTGGAGATCGATTACTTCCGGAAGATCACGGGGCTTCCCTTGGCCGAGGTGATCGCGCAATTGAAGGATGCCGGGCTCGGGTCCCTCCCCGGCGGCGGGGCGGAGATCTTCGCCCCGGAGATCCGGAACGAAATCTGTCCCGAGAAAATTTCGGGGGACCGGTGGCTCGAGGTGATGGAAGCGGTCCACGCGGCCGGACTTCGAAGCAACGCCACGATGCTCTACGGCCACGTGGAGACGCTCGAGTCGCGGGTGGACCACATGCGGCGCCTGCGGGAGCTGCAGGACCGCACCGGGGGATTCCAGTCCTTCATCCCCCTGGCCTTCCACCCGAAGAACACGGAGATCGCCAAGGGGTACACCACCGGTCTCGATGACCTGCTCGCGCTGGCGGTGGCGCGGCTCTACCTCGACAACTTCCGCCACATCAAGTCGTTCTGGATCATGGTGGGACCGAAGCTAGCGCAGATCTCCCTCCACTTCGGGGTGGACGACATCGACGGGACCGTGGTCGAGGAGAAGATCACGCACGCGGCCGGCGCGCAGGCGGGACAGGAGATGTCCGTCGCCGAGCTGGTGGCGATGATCCGCCAGGCCGGGAAGATCCCCGTCGAGCGGGACACCCTCTACAACGTGGTCCGCGAATGGCCGGCGGAGGGGTTCCGGGGATGA
- a CDS encoding GAF domain-containing protein produces the protein MVKSPNTRFSLLARIIEISNSNIQVENRLKHISDFLQRETRADCVCIFRRDLRGEDLTPWVSSCMEIEECALMDFVVRPGEGVSGKAARKRAPVFFPNVKTNPPAPAVPQELRDFTSILSVPITDDVYLYGVMNFSTLAAASYTEDDLGFLGSVAMEVAGTIRNSRLYLDARKRVSELITLNEIGNAISSTFEVKGTLGYVAKTTVRLLSADACTVRLAVEGRGALKVVLDEGYNRPIFRRELRSVGKELAQRIHSEKRPLLINGPEDSPLHSALAAHGITSFLGLPIVSQGRSLGTISYYSASPRMRFDMEGVHLMQTVCSQLANMLGNEAILRNAQRLAQENQVKVQRISTLYDVARALMSTVKMERLLSIMLYALISPGGLNFSRAILFLTSEDGEGLSARMAMGPRDRKEARRIGRFPRGLLGDGATGAAGEEIRSLLWSNVEELRIPMAGATCLVAKAVKEKRPVRTESGCGTPEDANEAAPTPRGGFCGSHPAAFAAVPLVVKGEARGAIYVDNLFQGRPITEEDIQLLTTFASNACLAMENASLYESLEDALKTVRTTQDQLLQSEKLMALGEMAAKIAHEIKNPLTAIGGFARRIASPKPGKGKPPVERYARIILKEVDRLERIINETLYFSREMVPTFRIANLNNEVREAVSLFREELEDARISTVIDLFSDLPVISVDPDQLRQVLWNLVSNAIQAMEGGGTLTIATRPALPEEGVGVVFQVSDTGGGIPHDVVHNIFNPFFTTKAKGTGLGLAIVHAIVEKHGGTIHLDNREGVGVTFSVFLPLFPKEGGTRERILEQLRKGGTNGIGTTANQG, from the coding sequence ATGGTGAAGAGCCCGAATACCCGCTTTTCCCTCCTGGCCCGGATCATCGAGATCTCCAACTCGAACATCCAGGTCGAGAACCGGTTGAAGCACATCTCCGATTTTCTCCAACGGGAGACCCGGGCCGATTGCGTCTGCATCTTCCGGCGCGATCTGCGTGGGGAGGATCTCACGCCGTGGGTCTCCTCGTGCATGGAGATCGAGGAGTGCGCGCTGATGGATTTCGTGGTCCGTCCGGGGGAGGGGGTTTCCGGGAAGGCGGCGCGGAAGCGCGCCCCGGTCTTCTTCCCAAACGTGAAGACGAATCCACCGGCGCCGGCCGTTCCCCAGGAATTGCGCGACTTCACCTCCATCCTCTCCGTGCCGATCACGGACGACGTATACCTCTACGGCGTGATGAATTTCTCCACCCTTGCCGCCGCGAGCTACACGGAGGACGACTTGGGGTTCCTCGGGTCGGTGGCGATGGAGGTGGCGGGGACGATCCGCAACAGCCGGCTTTACCTCGACGCCCGCAAGCGCGTCTCGGAACTCATCACGCTGAACGAGATCGGGAACGCGATCTCCTCGACCTTCGAAGTGAAGGGAACGCTTGGGTACGTCGCCAAGACCACGGTGAGACTGCTGTCGGCTGACGCGTGCACGGTGCGTCTCGCGGTGGAAGGACGCGGCGCTCTCAAGGTGGTGCTGGACGAGGGGTACAACCGTCCCATCTTCCGCCGGGAGCTTCGGTCGGTGGGGAAGGAGCTGGCCCAGCGGATCCACAGCGAAAAGCGCCCGTTGCTGATCAACGGCCCCGAGGATTCGCCGCTCCATTCGGCGCTTGCGGCCCACGGGATCACCTCCTTCCTCGGCCTCCCCATCGTTTCCCAGGGGAGGTCTCTCGGGACGATCAGCTACTACTCCGCCTCCCCCCGGATGCGCTTCGATATGGAAGGGGTGCACCTGATGCAGACGGTGTGTTCCCAGCTGGCGAACATGCTCGGGAATGAAGCGATCCTCCGGAATGCGCAGCGACTGGCGCAGGAGAACCAGGTGAAGGTGCAGCGGATCTCGACGCTCTACGACGTCGCCCGCGCTCTCATGTCCACGGTCAAGATGGAGCGACTGCTTTCGATCATGCTGTACGCCCTCATCTCCCCGGGGGGGCTGAATTTCAGCCGGGCGATCCTGTTCCTTACCTCGGAGGACGGAGAGGGACTTTCCGCCCGGATGGCGATGGGGCCGCGCGACCGCAAGGAAGCGCGGCGGATCGGCCGGTTTCCACGGGGGCTGTTGGGCGACGGCGCGACCGGGGCGGCGGGGGAGGAGATCCGTAGCCTGCTCTGGTCCAACGTCGAGGAACTGAGGATCCCTATGGCCGGCGCCACCTGCCTCGTGGCGAAGGCGGTGAAGGAGAAACGCCCGGTGCGGACGGAGTCCGGCTGCGGGACCCCGGAGGACGCGAACGAGGCGGCCCCCACCCCTCGTGGGGGATTCTGCGGCAGCCACCCGGCCGCCTTCGCCGCCGTTCCCCTGGTGGTCAAGGGGGAGGCGCGCGGCGCGATCTATGTCGACAACCTCTTCCAGGGGAGACCGATCACCGAAGAGGACATCCAGCTGCTAACGACGTTCGCCTCCAACGCGTGCCTCGCGATGGAGAACGCCTCCCTCTACGAATCGCTGGAGGACGCGCTCAAAACCGTCCGGACCACGCAGGACCAGCTGCTGCAGAGCGAGAAGCTCATGGCGCTCGGGGAGATGGCGGCCAAGATCGCCCACGAGATCAAGAACCCCCTCACCGCGATCGGCGGATTCGCCCGACGGATCGCCTCCCCAAAACCGGGGAAAGGAAAGCCTCCGGTCGAGCGGTACGCCCGGATCATCCTGAAGGAAGTCGATCGTCTGGAGCGGATCATCAACGAGACGCTCTACTTCTCCAGGGAGATGGTCCCCACGTTCCGGATCGCCAACCTGAACAACGAGGTCCGGGAAGCGGTGTCGTTGTTCCGGGAGGAGCTCGAGGACGCGCGCATCTCGACGGTGATCGACCTTTTCTCCGATCTCCCCGTCATCTCCGTGGATCCGGACCAGCTGCGGCAGGTGTTGTGGAACCTCGTCTCCAACGCCATCCAGGCGATGGAGGGAGGCGGCACCCTCACGATCGCCACCCGCCCCGCCCTTCCCGAGGAGGGGGTCGGCGTGGTGTTCCAGGTGAGCGACACCGGCGGCGGGATCCCCCACGACGTGGTGCACAACATCTTCAACCCGTTCTTCACCACAAAGGCGAAGGGGACCGGCCTCGGGCTTGCCATCGTCCACGCCATCGTCGAGAAGCACGGCGGGACGATCCATCTGGACAACCGGGAGGGGGTCGGTGTAACCTTCTCGGTCTTCCTCCCCCTCTTTCCGAAGGAGGGTGGAACCAGGGAGCGGATCCTCGAGCAGCTACGCAAGGGCGGGACGAATGGAATCGGAACAACGGCGAATCAGGGATAA